The sequence ATTTCATATTCGTTGATTGAAATCCTCCTGATGGGTTGTCCATTAGGTTCTTGGATATCTCTACACATTATCCTGTTTGGATTGCTATTTGTTAGTATCGTGATTAAGTGATTTACTAGATATTAATCAGTTGGTGAATTTTTCTGGGTTTTAAATAGGTAAAGCTATTTCTAGTCGAGGACTGTCCTTCAAAAGTTGGCACGCAAACTCAGGATCATCTGCAAAAGAAGGGCTCATGCATGTTGCATCATTTGCCTGGTAAGGAAATTAGTGACCTTCCCCCTGGGTTTGGAGACAGTCATTTGAATCATTTGAAAGAGAAATCATCCAACATTCCTAGGATTGCATGGAAGTGTCCTCCCAAAGTAAgcatatatttctattttgttaaAGCTCAATAGAATGTGGAAATCTTAAGTGACTTATAAACTTTATTTGAGGACCTTTCAGCTTATAGCTTCTAGTATATATATCAGCAGTCATTGTTATGAGTTGTAAATTAATGCATATTTGTCTTGAAACAGGTGGTTCTGAGTCACAACTGGCATGTTGCAGCTGGTGAAGAAAGTACTGAGGCTGAGGCTCAAAAAGTCAGGGAAATAAGAGTGCTTGAAGCTGTTTTTCCACGTCAGTCAGCCATTCCTCCTAGGTAAAGTTTTTTCCTATTGTTTTATGTTGTGCTAATTATGTTCATCTTTGTCTTACCAAGTATTTCGCAtgcttttctatatatagTCCCTCTATTTCATTGGACGTAGAAGAGGAATTTTACAATGATAACTTCACTCCAAGGATCCCGGTCACTCCTATTGAAGAAGGGGTGGTTGTAGATTTACCATCTGATTTATCAGCACCTCTGAACACCTTGTCAAACCCCCAGTTGCCAGCATTTCCTCGGGATCTTGTATCAGTCCCAAACTCTGCTGAACGTGACACCCCTGTTCTAGAACCACCTGCAAGTGAAAAACCCAAGCTTGGAGTATTACCTGATCTGGGTGCTGATGTAGTAACGGCTGCTTCTGCTGCTGTAACTGCAATTATGAAAAGCATGGAGAAGGGAAGCTTGATTGATACTGGTCTGCTTGTTAAAATATTGAATGACCCAGAAATGATTGACAAACTGATTAATGGTCGTGAAGCACCACTCAGTATGACCAGGACACCCATGCTTGTTTCGAAGCCAGTAACCAAGTCAATTCTCCCATCCTGTCCAAAACCTAATGTGACTTTCGCAACATCTACTGATGGAAACTTCCATTTTTTACCTATTGGGTCGCAACCTCCATCAAAACCAGTGGCAACATCAGTCTTCCCTTCCTGTCACAAATCTACCATGCTTTCAGTGCCAATGCCTGCCAATGGAAGTTTGCAACCCCCAACTGGAGAGGTGCAGCCAACAGTAACTAGGCTGCCACCACAACCTGACACGAATCCAATTCCTGGATCAAAGCCAACTGCCTCAATATCATTAGCCAGACAGCAATCCGTCAATATATCCATACCTAAGCCAGCAGTCTCAAACATGTATACAAAGCCTGATCAGGTGCAATCTACGGTGAGTAGTATCCCTGCCCAACTAGCTCCGAAATCATTCGCTGAATTGAAACccaacccaaacccaatctaCGGTGGTACTCTTCAAGCTAATGCAGTGTCCACGAAAACCAACCCTGTAAAGGATATCAACTACATTAAGGACCTGATTAGGGAACATGGATCTGACAAGCATAACGAACATATGTCGTATAACGGACCTCATGCTACTAATCACATACTAATAAAGGAATTCGGACAAAATAACTTGAGACCCAAGTTTCAGAAGCCTTGCATGTATTATAGAAGTCCAAAAGGATGCCGGAATGGCTCCAATTGTCCCTATCAACATGATTTGTCATTCCAGTTTCAAACCGGTGGCAACTTGGAGGCCCCATACGCTAAGAGAATGAAATTAGATGGGGAAATTACTGGGAGGACGTAAATCAAGTTTGGCCTGCTTTTTAACTTTGGCAAGATAGTGTAAATGGTAGGGGGTTTCTGGACAACGTTTTTCTGTAGGTTTTGTACATACGTGgggaaagagaagaaaaaaaaaacaaaaaagagatAGAATTGGTAGCTTTGAAACtcgttttttatttttgagaatttttaattcaagGGTTAAAAGTTTAATGGAATTATGTGTAGTGAGATTCTCTAAAACAGGTTGGAGATttcatgaaatttattttaattctgaaTCTGGGTTTTTTGCTGCGTTGACAAGAAAATGAAGTGCGTCTAGCAGCTTGTACAGGAAATTTAAGGAGCCTTGGTGTATTCTTATTCTTCAGCCTGAGCCCAATGAAAAAAGGCCTGAAACTACGGTGTAGTCtgaaattgttattattttaattataagtaataatataaattgaggctataaataaaattttataattaatattaattttagaaattagatatttgagaattttattaatgtaataatatgaaatttattttataaatatatatattaatta comes from Ricinus communis isolate WT05 ecotype wild-type chromosome 5, ASM1957865v1, whole genome shotgun sequence and encodes:
- the LOC8287856 gene encoding zinc finger CCCH domain-containing protein 6 translates to MKRSRKSNRVTWAPGLNLCQVKLFLVEDCPSKVGTQTQDHLQKKGSCMLHHLPGKEISDLPPGFGDSHLNHLKEKSSNIPRIAWKCPPKVVLSHNWHVAAGEESTEAEAQKVREIRVLEAVFPRQSAIPPSPSISLDVEEEFYNDNFTPRIPVTPIEEGVVVDLPSDLSAPLNTLSNPQLPAFPRDLVSVPNSAERDTPVLEPPASEKPKLGVLPDLGADVVTAASAAVTAIMKSMEKGSLIDTGLLVKILNDPEMIDKLINGREAPLSMTRTPMLVSKPVTKSILPSCPKPNVTFATSTDGNFHFLPIGSQPPSKPVATSVFPSCHKSTMLSVPMPANGSLQPPTGEVQPTVTRLPPQPDTNPIPGSKPTASISLARQQSVNISIPKPAVSNMYTKPDQVQSTVSSIPAQLAPKSFAELKPNPNPIYGGTLQANAVSTKTNPVKDINYIKDLIREHGSDKHNEHMSYNGPHATNHILIKEFGQNNLRPKFQKPCMYYRSPKGCRNGSNCPYQHDLSFQFQTGGNLEAPYAKRMKLDGEITGRT